A single window of Thalassomonas viridans DNA harbors:
- a CDS encoding ectonucleotide pyrophosphatase/phosphodiesterase has product MSSILLRLKLFLAVSLVLLAGCSQPKAPQANAVNPVVLISLDGFRYDYIEKYDAKNLKALARGGVRATSMQPSYPTKTFPNHLTLVTGMYPSRHGLVHNDFYDVELDDVYDMGKVREQPLWLWGTPLWTLAEQNSVRSATFFWPESDAKIGGILPSYYRAYDKSTPFQERIDGIMAWLKLPPEQRPSFITGYFSLVDDMGHDFGPDSPQVREAVTELDAYIGQLKQRIGEELSFGVNLVIVSDHGMIAVDKQSKIDWQALDDFSAYKVVNGSTQLMLYADKDISQEVIAEDIKRLNGKSKGRYLAYGKESIPERLNYGGSHRIADILLDAVPPATFSDRDRLDKEIGGTHGFNPYLVKEMAAIFIANGPDFKQGLEIPSFENIHVFPLLARILALPIPENIDGDLSVLAPILVNAEKAISTEKAVNAEKAVAPDKLLSRSEQ; this is encoded by the coding sequence ATGTCGTCTATCCTGTTGCGGTTAAAGCTGTTTTTAGCCGTTTCCCTGGTCCTGCTGGCGGGCTGCTCACAGCCAAAGGCTCCGCAAGCGAATGCGGTTAACCCCGTGGTGCTGATTTCCCTTGATGGTTTTCGTTACGACTATATTGAAAAGTACGATGCGAAAAACCTCAAAGCGCTGGCCAGGGGCGGGGTACGGGCGACCAGCATGCAGCCGAGTTATCCGACCAAGACCTTTCCCAACCATCTTACCCTGGTGACCGGCATGTATCCGAGCCGCCATGGCCTGGTACATAATGACTTTTATGACGTTGAGCTTGATGACGTTTATGATATGGGCAAAGTCAGGGAGCAGCCTTTATGGCTGTGGGGCACGCCCCTGTGGACTTTGGCAGAGCAAAATAGTGTCCGCAGCGCCACTTTTTTCTGGCCGGAGTCCGATGCAAAAATCGGCGGTATTCTGCCCAGTTATTACCGTGCTTATGATAAGTCAACCCCGTTCCAGGAGCGTATTGACGGCATTATGGCCTGGCTGAAACTTCCCCCGGAGCAGCGGCCAAGTTTTATTACCGGTTATTTTTCCCTGGTGGACGACATGGGACATGATTTTGGCCCGGACTCGCCGCAGGTGCGCGAGGCGGTAACCGAGCTTGATGCCTATATCGGCCAGCTTAAACAGCGTATCGGGGAGGAGTTGTCTTTCGGGGTGAATCTGGTGATAGTGTCGGATCACGGTATGATAGCGGTAGATAAGCAAAGTAAAATCGACTGGCAGGCGCTGGATGATTTCAGCGCCTATAAGGTGGTGAACGGTTCGACCCAGTTGATGTTATATGCAGACAAAGACATCAGCCAGGAAGTGATTGCCGAAGATATCAAACGCCTTAACGGGAAAAGTAAGGGGCGCTACCTGGCTTACGGCAAGGAAAGCATACCCGAACGCCTGAATTATGGCGGCAGCCACCGTATTGCCGATATTTTACTCGATGCCGTGCCTCCCGCCACTTTTTCCGATCGTGACCGGCTAGATAAGGAGATAGGGGGCACCCATGGCTTTAATCCTTACCTGGTAAAAGAGATGGCAGCTATTTTTATTGCCAATGGCCCGGACTTTAAACAGGGATTGGAGATCCCCAGCTTTGAAAATATCCATGTGTTTCCTTTGCTGGCCCGTATTCTGGCGTTGCCCATTCCCGAAAACATTGACGGCGACCTGTCGGTACTGGCGCCTATATTAGTTAATGCAGAAAAAGCAATCAGTACAGAAAAAGCAGTTAATGCAGAAAAAGCAGTTGCCCCGGATAAACTGCTCAGCCGTAGCGAACAATAG
- a CDS encoding LysE family translocator, with product MTLSSYFIYLSISIAASASPGPSVLLAASNGINYGREKALWGVAGHVSAILLLAIISATGLGAILLASPTAFTLLKYIGAAYLLYTGIKIWRSKSAVFLPGPRQAQASAFKLYRQSFMLALTNPKALMFFSALFPQFIQPEKALWPQFMLLAATSLFNAFFFTAAYVFFADKCKNRLAGSNSSIWFSRFTGSLFVGFAGVMALGR from the coding sequence ATGACATTATCCAGCTATTTTATCTATTTAAGTATTTCCATTGCCGCCTCTGCCAGCCCCGGCCCTTCGGTATTGTTAGCCGCCAGCAACGGCATCAATTATGGCCGGGAAAAGGCCCTGTGGGGAGTCGCCGGTCATGTCAGCGCAATTTTGCTGCTGGCGATCATTTCCGCCACCGGCCTGGGGGCAATATTGCTGGCATCACCAACGGCTTTTACCCTGCTCAAGTATATAGGTGCGGCCTATTTGCTCTATACCGGCATTAAAATCTGGCGCAGCAAAAGCGCCGTATTCTTACCCGGGCCGCGACAAGCCCAGGCTTCGGCTTTCAAGCTCTACCGGCAAAGCTTTATGCTGGCATTAACCAATCCCAAGGCCCTGATGTTTTTCTCTGCCTTATTTCCCCAGTTTATCCAGCCGGAAAAAGCACTGTGGCCGCAGTTTATGCTGTTGGCCGCCACCAGTTTATTTAATGCCTTCTTCTTTACCGCAGCTTATGTCTTTTTTGCCGATAAATGTAAAAACAGGCTGGCTGGCAGCAACTCAAGTATCTGGTTCAGCCGCTTTACGGGCTCACTTTTTGTCGGCTTTGCCGGCGTGATGGCACTTGGCCGCTAG
- a CDS encoding YwbE family protein, with amino-acid sequence MAGNNRADIKIGAKVSIVLKQDQRSGKLTEGIVKNILTKSATHPHGIKVRLESGEVGRVKLVASE; translated from the coding sequence ATGGCGGGTAATAACAGGGCCGATATCAAAATTGGCGCTAAAGTCTCTATCGTATTAAAGCAAGATCAGCGCAGCGGCAAATTGACCGAAGGTATAGTGAAGAATATTTTAACCAAATCTGCCACGCATCCTCACGGCATTAAGGTGCGCCTGGAAAGCGGTGAAGTTGGCCGGGTGAAGTTAGTGGCTTCGGAGTAA
- a CDS encoding RNA ligase RtcB family protein, with protein sequence MDTNVQTITEQVSLIASEQTWIEGAAIQQLKKTAELDGMVRVAGMPDLHPGRGYPIGAAFYTRDKIYPALVGNDIGCGMSLWQSSLKVSKINLDKFAKKFARVEAPLDDSWCELVAERKKEKNITNHSFDLSLGTIGGGNHFTEFQAIDQVYDTDALSALGLDKKQLQLLVHSGSRGLGQSILVEHIRQFNHTGLNAGSENAQRYLQQHDEAVRWAELNREFIARRFLEAGKADGQMILDINHNLVTAKTLDNQNGYLHRKGATPSDAGYVVIPGSRGDYTYLVRPLPSDKSLYSLAHGAGRKWRRGECQGRLSHKYKKDDLYQTPLGSRVICGNKELLYDEAPQAYKKCQSVVSDMADAGLVEVIARLRPVLTFKTHGDCAG encoded by the coding sequence ATGGACACAAACGTCCAAACAATTACTGAACAGGTATCTTTGATCGCATCCGAACAAACCTGGATCGAAGGTGCAGCAATACAACAACTTAAAAAAACAGCCGAACTTGACGGTATGGTGCGTGTCGCCGGAATGCCGGACTTGCATCCCGGCCGGGGATATCCGATAGGAGCAGCTTTTTACACCCGGGATAAAATCTATCCGGCGCTGGTGGGCAATGACATCGGTTGCGGCATGTCCCTTTGGCAAAGCTCACTGAAAGTCAGCAAAATCAACCTGGATAAGTTTGCGAAAAAATTTGCCCGGGTTGAAGCCCCGTTGGATGACAGCTGGTGCGAGTTGGTAGCAGAGCGTAAAAAAGAGAAAAACATCACCAACCACAGCTTTGATTTATCGCTGGGTACTATCGGCGGCGGTAATCACTTCACCGAGTTTCAGGCAATAGACCAGGTTTATGATACCGATGCCCTCAGCGCTCTGGGCCTGGACAAAAAGCAGCTGCAACTCCTGGTCCATTCAGGCTCCAGGGGCTTAGGGCAGTCCATTTTAGTCGAACATATCAGGCAGTTTAACCATACCGGCCTGAATGCGGGCAGCGAAAATGCCCAGCGTTATCTACAGCAACATGACGAAGCGGTGCGCTGGGCCGAGCTTAACCGGGAGTTCATCGCCCGGCGCTTTCTTGAAGCGGGCAAGGCAGACGGCCAGATGATTTTAGACATTAACCATAATCTGGTGACGGCTAAAACTCTGGATAACCAGAACGGCTACCTGCACCGCAAAGGCGCGACACCAAGCGATGCCGGTTATGTCGTTATTCCGGGGTCACGCGGCGATTACACCTACCTGGTAAGGCCCCTGCCCTCGGACAAGAGTTTATATTCGCTCGCCCACGGCGCAGGGCGCAAGTGGAGGCGGGGCGAATGCCAGGGGCGGCTCAGCCACAAATATAAAAAGGACGACTTATACCAGACACCATTAGGCAGCCGGGTGATCTGTGGCAATAAAGAGCTGCTTTATGATGAAGCCCCCCAGGCCTATAAAAAGTGCCAGTCTGTCGTTAGCGATATGGCGGATGCCGGCCTGGTGGAAGTGATCGCCAGGTTACGCCCGGTATTAACCTTTAAAACCCATGGAGATTGCGCCGGATGA
- a CDS encoding RNA ligase family protein: protein MKHKYPRTPHLPWSPGATSDDIRHADLSFFRHKQVIVTEKMDGENTSLYTDFSHARSVDSRFHPSRTWVKALQAQIGYLIPQGWRICGENLYARHAIAYQELPSYFMAFSVWNDNNLCLSWQDTKAWFKCLKLDMPKELYAGPWCEKTIREISLDTRNQEGYVVRNSGSFHYREFAENVAKWVRTNHVTTDKHWMHSALVANKLKEVADEDT, encoded by the coding sequence ATGAAACATAAATATCCGCGCACGCCGCACCTGCCCTGGTCGCCGGGCGCCACCAGCGATGATATCCGCCATGCGGATTTATCGTTTTTCCGTCATAAGCAGGTGATAGTCACCGAAAAAATGGACGGCGAAAATACCAGCTTATATACGGATTTCAGCCATGCCAGATCTGTCGACAGCCGTTTTCACCCGTCAAGAACCTGGGTCAAAGCCTTGCAGGCACAGATAGGCTATTTGATCCCGCAAGGCTGGCGCATTTGCGGTGAAAACCTCTATGCCCGCCATGCCATCGCCTACCAAGAGCTGCCCAGCTATTTTATGGCCTTCTCGGTATGGAATGACAACAACCTGTGCCTGAGCTGGCAAGATACTAAAGCCTGGTTTAAATGCCTCAAACTGGATATGCCCAAAGAGCTTTATGCCGGCCCCTGGTGCGAAAAAACCATCAGGGAGATATCACTGGATACCCGAAACCAGGAAGGTTATGTGGTGCGCAACAGCGGCAGTTTTCACTACCGGGAGTTTGCTGAAAACGTTGCTAAATGGGTGCGCACCAACCATGTAACAACGGATAAACACTGGATGCACAGCGCCCTGGTAGCCAACAAACTTAAGGAGGTGGCAGATGAAGACACTTAA
- the prfH gene encoding peptide chain release factor H, with amino-acid sequence MILLQLSAGQGPQECCTAVTLALKALEKECRQYQLKLDIIEQESNKENTGYQSVLLQLTGDKAKQVAACWQGVMLWVCKSPYRGKHKRKNWFFSGQMFEINETSLDRHISFKTCRASGAGGQHVNTTDSAVRATHTASGISVRVQSERSQHANKRLASALIGQKLALLKQEQMSQQEQARWQQHLDLQRGNPVKTFKGEAFIRIE; translated from the coding sequence ATGATATTACTGCAACTCTCCGCGGGCCAGGGACCACAGGAATGCTGCACCGCCGTGACATTGGCGCTCAAAGCACTGGAAAAGGAATGCCGGCAATATCAGTTAAAACTGGACATAATCGAACAGGAAAGCAACAAGGAAAATACCGGTTATCAATCTGTGCTGCTGCAACTTACAGGTGATAAAGCCAAACAAGTTGCCGCCTGCTGGCAGGGAGTAATGCTCTGGGTGTGTAAAAGTCCCTACCGCGGAAAACACAAGCGCAAGAACTGGTTTTTCAGCGGGCAAATGTTCGAAATCAATGAAACCAGCCTGGACCGGCACATAAGCTTTAAAACCTGCCGGGCATCGGGCGCCGGCGGCCAGCATGTCAACACCACTGACTCGGCGGTAAGGGCTACCCATACCGCCAGCGGCATTTCGGTGCGGGTACAAAGCGAGCGCAGCCAGCATGCCAATAAGCGCCTGGCCAGCGCCCTGATAGGGCAAAAGCTGGCTCTGCTTAAGCAAGAGCAAATGTCGCAGCAGGAACAGGCACGCTGGCAGCAACACTTAGACTTGCAAAGGGGCAACCCGGTGAAAACCTTTAAAGGTGAAGCCTTCATCCGGATAGAGTAA
- a CDS encoding transposase translates to MPKYSAERKEAILRKVLPPLSRSVREVALEQDIHYQTIYAWMKEVREKGFTVPDKPTPPAQWSDAEKFSVVVETASFSEAELSQYCREKGLYVEQVLTWKAECMQGFKNSKTQQQEARKQAQADKKAIKQLKRELRQKEKALAETAALLVLRKKLNALWEEDEEH, encoded by the coding sequence ATGCCCAAATATTCAGCAGAAAGAAAAGAAGCTATTCTCCGTAAGGTCCTCCCGCCACTAAGTCGGTCAGTGAGAGAGGTCGCCCTGGAGCAAGACATCCATTATCAAACCATATATGCTTGGATGAAAGAAGTCAGAGAAAAAGGTTTTACAGTGCCAGATAAGCCTACACCACCTGCTCAGTGGTCAGATGCCGAGAAGTTTTCAGTAGTCGTTGAAACGGCTTCATTCTCTGAAGCTGAGTTAAGTCAATACTGTCGGGAAAAAGGCTTATATGTCGAACAGGTTCTCACCTGGAAAGCTGAGTGTATGCAGGGGTTTAAAAACAGCAAAACCCAGCAGCAAGAAGCGCGCAAGCAGGCTCAGGCGGATAAAAAAGCCATTAAACAACTCAAGCGTGAACTCAGACAAAAAGAAAAGGCGCTTGCCGAGACTGCCGCGCTGCTTGTTTTGCGAAAAAAGCTCAATGCGCTTTGGGAAGAAGACGAGGAGCATTAA
- a CDS encoding insulinase family protein, translating to MKHFKPAILALALTTALTACQHQAANQASTGTQADNAQHQIIKSPADQRDYRYSTLSNGLKVLLISDPGADKSAAAMDVSVGAYHAPKDRAGLLHFLEHMLFLGTKKYPDAGEYNEFLKKNGGSSNAYTSTEDTNYFFDVSNEAFDQALDRFAQFFIAPTMDPEFVEREKNAVDSEYSLKLKQDDRRSREAGRQAVNPRHPSSMFSVGNLDTLADRDEDKVYDDLMEVYRRHYSANRMALVVLSNQSLAQLEKSVSEKFSAVKNNGLAAPKLPTEFLSADQLATQVLIEPLREIRTLNLTFPITDTQQYAEKKPTRLISHLLGHEGENSLYQRLNQQGLVESLDIYVENDDAVDAFQIELSLTEKGLKQVEDVTGEIFAYIDLIKQQGVKETYYREIKNIAALDFTFQEKVSPMRTVYRLSPVLQKTPAKHLLDIHYTYSGFDEALTRQYLAQLTPQNMQQTLVAPGVKTDKNEPLYDVNYAVNKLPQAKLAKWQQARASADMKLPPLNPFIAEDIRLKNGQDSRPELLVNKEGIKLWHYQDTSFNMPKASVFMRLESPLAANSQENRAMLALATKLIEDKLKTYGFNAKSAGLDYRLFESDKGLGYSINGYHDKQAQLIRTINDIITRFDISEEKFAQVKNTLLRQWKNSALDRPISQVAGRMKRAFGEDPFSNKVKSEALAPVTLKQLKQYMQAMLSEVSLTVMTHGNTDKQEAISLGQSFADSFLRSAKAGPGFQLKLRRLAPGEEAVTEMDIKHQDSAIAIAYPAPTSLTGLKQTRMLGQVLTAAFFNDIRTRQQLGYVAYAGGSEIENMPTLNFYIQSSKVGPQELQRRIDQFIREQFAVVKAMTEEEFAEHKTGLITNIKRQDKNLFERTQRLWNELADGFDRFDKREQLAAAISAMSKQELVQAYEDLLMAPAKKRLISRNFGNAHRDQDFQNASKDNSVCRAEQCWTRLATEKISG from the coding sequence ATGAAACATTTCAAACCTGCCATACTGGCCCTGGCATTAACCACAGCACTGACGGCATGCCAGCACCAGGCGGCCAATCAGGCAAGCACGGGGACACAAGCGGATAACGCTCAGCACCAGATAATTAAAAGCCCGGCAGACCAAAGGGATTACCGCTACTCAACCTTAAGCAACGGCTTAAAAGTCCTCTTGATTTCAGATCCGGGCGCCGATAAGTCGGCCGCCGCCATGGATGTTTCCGTCGGCGCCTATCATGCCCCCAAAGACCGTGCCGGCCTGCTGCACTTTTTAGAGCACATGTTGTTTTTAGGCACAAAAAAGTATCCGGATGCCGGGGAATATAACGAATTTCTCAAGAAAAACGGCGGCTCTTCCAATGCCTATACCTCGACGGAAGATACCAACTACTTTTTTGATGTCAGCAATGAAGCCTTTGATCAGGCTTTAGACCGTTTTGCCCAGTTCTTTATTGCCCCTACCATGGACCCCGAGTTTGTCGAACGAGAAAAAAATGCCGTGGACTCGGAATATTCCCTTAAGCTGAAACAGGATGACCGTAGAAGCCGGGAAGCGGGACGCCAGGCGGTTAACCCAAGGCACCCGAGCAGCATGTTCAGCGTAGGTAACCTGGACACCCTGGCCGACCGCGACGAGGATAAGGTATACGACGACCTGATGGAAGTTTACCGCCGCCACTACTCCGCCAACCGCATGGCGCTGGTGGTGTTATCGAACCAGTCTCTGGCGCAACTGGAAAAATCGGTCTCGGAGAAATTCAGCGCCGTTAAAAATAACGGCCTGGCCGCCCCCAAACTGCCGACAGAGTTTTTAAGCGCCGACCAGCTTGCCACCCAGGTGCTGATCGAACCGCTTCGGGAAATACGCACCCTGAACCTGACCTTCCCGATCACTGACACCCAGCAATACGCCGAGAAAAAGCCGACCCGGCTGATCAGCCACCTGCTGGGACACGAAGGGGAAAACTCCCTTTACCAGCGCTTAAACCAACAAGGCCTGGTGGAGTCGTTAGATATTTATGTTGAAAATGACGATGCCGTCGACGCCTTTCAAATCGAGCTCAGCCTGACGGAAAAAGGCTTAAAGCAGGTGGAGGATGTCACGGGAGAGATCTTCGCCTATATCGACCTGATCAAACAACAGGGGGTCAAGGAAACCTATTACCGGGAAATAAAAAATATCGCCGCACTGGACTTTACCTTCCAGGAAAAAGTCAGCCCGATGCGCACAGTTTACCGCTTATCCCCGGTATTGCAGAAAACCCCGGCAAAACACTTGCTCGACATACATTATACCTACAGCGGCTTTGATGAAGCCTTAACCCGACAATACCTGGCCCAGCTGACACCACAAAACATGCAGCAAACCCTGGTGGCCCCCGGGGTGAAAACCGACAAAAACGAGCCTTTATACGATGTTAACTATGCGGTTAATAAACTGCCGCAGGCCAAACTAGCCAAGTGGCAGCAGGCGCGGGCCTCGGCAGACATGAAACTGCCGCCGTTAAACCCCTTTATCGCCGAAGATATCCGGCTGAAAAACGGGCAAGACAGCCGCCCCGAACTCCTGGTGAACAAAGAAGGCATCAAGCTTTGGCACTACCAGGACACCAGCTTTAACATGCCCAAAGCCAGCGTCTTTATGCGCCTTGAGTCTCCGCTGGCCGCCAACAGCCAGGAAAACCGCGCTATGCTGGCCCTGGCCACTAAGCTTATCGAAGATAAGCTAAAAACCTACGGCTTTAATGCCAAAAGTGCCGGTCTGGACTACCGCCTATTCGAGTCGGACAAAGGTCTGGGTTACAGCATCAACGGCTACCACGACAAACAGGCCCAACTGATCCGCACCATTAATGACATCATCACCCGGTTCGACATCAGCGAAGAAAAATTTGCCCAGGTTAAAAATACTTTGCTCAGGCAGTGGAAAAACTCCGCCCTTGACCGTCCCATCAGCCAGGTGGCCGGCAGAATGAAACGGGCCTTCGGCGAAGACCCCTTCTCCAACAAGGTGAAAAGCGAGGCATTAGCCCCTGTTACTCTGAAGCAGCTGAAGCAGTACATGCAGGCCATGTTGTCCGAGGTCAGCCTGACGGTTATGACCCACGGCAACACGGACAAGCAGGAAGCCATCAGCCTAGGCCAGAGCTTTGCCGACAGCTTTTTACGCTCCGCCAAAGCCGGCCCCGGGTTCCAGTTGAAACTGCGCCGGCTGGCCCCGGGTGAAGAGGCTGTCACCGAAATGGATATCAAACATCAGGACTCGGCCATCGCCATCGCCTACCCGGCGCCGACTTCGCTGACGGGATTAAAACAAACCCGCATGCTGGGGCAAGTACTCACCGCCGCGTTTTTCAATGACATCCGCACCCGCCAGCAGCTGGGTTATGTGGCCTATGCCGGCGGCAGCGAAATCGAAAATATGCCGACGCTGAATTTCTATATTCAGTCCTCCAAGGTGGGACCGCAAGAATTGCAAAGGCGCATCGACCAGTTTATCCGGGAACAGTTCGCCGTGGTCAAGGCCATGACGGAGGAAGAGTTTGCCGAGCACAAAACCGGACTTATCACCAACATCAAGCGCCAGGACAAAAACCTGTTTGAACGTACTCAAAGGTTGTGGAATGAGCTGGCGGACGGTTTTGACCGCTTCGACAAAAGGGAGCAGCTGGCGGCCGCTATCTCGGCCATGAGCAAACAGGAGCTGGTACAGGCCTATGAAGACCTGCTGATGGCACCGGCGAAAAAACGCCTGATCAGCCGTAACTTCGGCAATGCCCACAGGGATCAGGACTTTCAAAATGCCAGCAAAGACAACTCTGTCTGCCGCGCAGAGCAATGCTGGACCCGGTTGGCAACAGAAAAAATCAGCGGTTAA
- a CDS encoding Hcp family type VI secretion system effector, protein MVTTVLKNADGAAYLKLGDIEGESVDREHKDWIIIESMSSPLFRAQASTDSSGQCQLELSGRDEPGLGDVVIVRELDKSSVKLQEASCGGTAAHFDEAVIDLVSSKRRGRQPYLRYKLTNVIVTSYSISPGTNSAGDTVPMESFSLNFEAIEFEYVPSRSK, encoded by the coding sequence ATGGTGACAACTGTCTTGAAAAACGCCGACGGTGCCGCTTATCTGAAACTTGGCGATATCGAAGGCGAATCGGTCGACCGGGAGCATAAAGACTGGATCATCATAGAGTCTATGAGCTCGCCGCTTTTCAGGGCCCAGGCAAGCACGGATTCCTCAGGGCAATGTCAGCTTGAACTCAGCGGCAGAGACGAACCGGGTTTAGGGGATGTCGTTATCGTCAGGGAGCTGGACAAGTCTTCGGTCAAACTGCAGGAAGCCTCCTGCGGCGGTACTGCCGCCCATTTCGATGAGGCGGTGATCGACCTGGTCTCTTCCAAACGCCGGGGACGGCAACCCTATCTCAGGTACAAGCTCACCAATGTCATTGTCACCAGCTACAGCATTTCTCCCGGCACAAACAGCGCAGGAGACACAGTACCAATGGAAAGCTTCAGCCTGAATTTCGAGGCCATTGAATTCGAATACGTCCCGTCCAGAAGCAAATAA
- the ltrA gene encoding group II intron reverse transcriptase/maturase: MIISEMQRKLATWTQANKTRRVNRLLRLVSHRQWLKHAAEITLTAKGAKTPGVDGITKYHLQDRLDEELIILSQALRDGSYQPLPARRIYIPKANGKQRPLGIPTLKDRIVQRAMLMVMEPIWENDFHSLSYGFRPERSVHHAIRTVKLQLTDSNQEKGRWVIEGDMSSYFDTVHHRLLMKCVRKRIACKRFNQLLWLFIKAGHVEKNLFCATHQGVPQGGVISPLLSNIMLNEFDQYLNQCYLSKKARKDRWYWNHSIKIGRKGALEENRQWKPGVAYCRYADDFVVIVKGTKQQAQAIREQCRDFLENKLKLTLNMEKTQITHANDGFIFLGHRLIRKRGPKGNMRVVSTIPKDKARAFTCSLSKALSGDYSCSPIDKIEKLNQKLKGWSQFYCHTDFTAKVYSKIDRAVFWKLAYWFAVKFKTSIKKLMMQLIRRPEPGKAKTWVYFGRSNKGNLCGQSLFRLVSSPKRPFRWRLPESNPYCRDEVRKTVSSSYRDVAMAVSHN; the protein is encoded by the coding sequence TTGATAATCAGTGAAATGCAACGTAAATTAGCAACATGGACTCAAGCAAATAAAACGCGACGAGTCAACCGACTACTGCGTTTAGTCAGCCACCGACAATGGTTGAAACACGCAGCCGAAATTACCTTGACTGCCAAAGGAGCGAAAACGCCGGGTGTTGACGGGATCACTAAATATCACTTACAAGACAGGTTGGATGAAGAGCTAATTATACTCAGCCAGGCACTGAGAGATGGCTCTTATCAACCTCTTCCTGCAAGACGAATTTATATCCCCAAAGCAAACGGTAAACAACGACCTTTAGGTATTCCTACCCTGAAAGATCGCATAGTGCAGCGCGCCATGCTGATGGTAATGGAGCCTATCTGGGAAAACGACTTTCACTCGTTATCTTACGGCTTCAGACCTGAGCGCAGTGTGCATCATGCGATTCGGACGGTCAAACTTCAATTGACTGATTCCAATCAGGAGAAAGGGCGCTGGGTAATTGAAGGCGATATGTCGAGCTATTTTGATACAGTTCATCATCGATTATTGATGAAATGCGTCCGTAAACGGATTGCTTGTAAACGGTTCAATCAGCTACTCTGGCTATTTATCAAGGCCGGTCATGTTGAAAAGAACTTATTCTGTGCCACTCACCAAGGCGTACCGCAAGGGGGCGTGATCTCACCACTGCTGTCAAACATCATGCTTAATGAGTTCGACCAGTACCTGAATCAATGCTATCTGAGCAAGAAAGCGCGTAAAGATCGCTGGTACTGGAACCACAGTATCAAGATCGGTCGCAAGGGAGCCCTTGAAGAGAATCGGCAATGGAAGCCGGGAGTTGCTTACTGTCGCTATGCCGATGACTTTGTTGTCATCGTCAAAGGCACGAAACAGCAGGCACAGGCGATCCGGGAGCAATGCCGTGACTTTCTGGAAAACAAACTTAAGCTTACGTTGAACATGGAAAAAACCCAAATTACCCATGCCAATGACGGCTTTATCTTCTTAGGACACCGACTCATTCGCAAGCGAGGCCCTAAGGGCAACATGCGTGTGGTCAGTACCATCCCTAAAGATAAAGCCAGAGCTTTTACTTGCTCACTAAGCAAAGCATTATCTGGCGACTATAGCTGTAGCCCAATCGATAAGATAGAAAAACTTAACCAGAAACTTAAAGGCTGGTCACAGTTTTACTGTCATACTGATTTTACAGCTAAGGTTTATAGCAAGATAGATAGAGCGGTATTCTGGAAGCTGGCTTACTGGTTTGCCGTTAAGTTTAAAACCAGTATCAAGAAGCTGATGATGCAACTGATCCGGCGACCGGAACCCGGCAAAGCGAAAACTTGGGTTTACTTTGGTAGGAGCAACAAGGGCAATTTATGCGGCCAATCACTGTTTAGACTGGTGAGCAGCCCTAAACGTCCTTTCAGGTGGCGACTACCGGAATCTAATCCATACTGCCGGGACGAAGTCAGAAAGACCGTTAGCTCAAGCTATCGAGATGTTGCAATGGCTGTTAGCCACAATTAA